The Polynucleobacter necessarius genome window below encodes:
- a CDS encoding SDR family oxidoreductase, which yields MSNIGLQKTVVIVGAYSSIGHDISQKFINSGFEVFGTYSSGRKKTPNNMPSSFYLDLSSEDSIEKFTTNLKKVCKKIDVLIFLAGILPGKSLEKYTFAEVDNVMSINFSGQVKVLSKLVPMLSNQACILMFSSISARRGSFDPIYAASKGALLSFVKSMSSKLPMGVRINALAPGLIEGSSMYMAMDPIVQERHKMQSNSKNLLSMQDLSEIVFDISQLKWTHLNGACIDLNGGAYV from the coding sequence GTGAGTAATATTGGATTACAAAAAACGGTAGTTATTGTAGGCGCATATTCCAGCATTGGTCATGATATTTCCCAAAAATTTATTAATTCTGGTTTTGAAGTCTTCGGTACATATTCTAGTGGCAGAAAAAAAACTCCAAATAATATGCCTTCAAGTTTTTACCTAGATCTTTCTAGTGAAGATAGCATAGAAAAATTTACTACTAATCTTAAAAAAGTTTGTAAAAAAATTGATGTTTTAATATTTCTCGCAGGAATTTTGCCTGGTAAAAGTCTAGAGAAATATACTTTCGCTGAAGTTGATAATGTGATGAGTATTAATTTTAGCGGTCAGGTTAAAGTGCTTTCAAAACTAGTTCCGATGCTATCCAATCAAGCTTGCATTTTGATGTTTTCATCAATTTCTGCTAGACGGGGAAGTTTTGATCCAATATATGCTGCCTCAAAAGGGGCATTACTATCATTTGTCAAGTCTATGTCATCTAAGTTGCCAATGGGGGTCAGAATTAATGCATTAGCTCCAGGTTTGATTGAGGGTAGTTCTATGTATATGGCTATGGATCCTATAGTTCAAGAGAGGCATAAAATGCAGTCAAATTCAAAAAATCTTCTCTCAATGCAAGATTTATCTGAAATAGTGTTTGATATTAGCCAGTTAAAATGGACGCATTTGAATGGCGCATGTATTGATCTAAATGGGGGAGCTTATGTCTAA
- a CDS encoding glycosyltransferase family 2 protein, whose product MSKGLRQNNQSTKDQIIAKLHEVYYSIVEPTRLKIERLRSEHLYKNHNEKPLVSICVPTYNRADILIERAVKTALSQSYKNIELIIVGDHCTDNTAELLSKVQDPRLRFYNLPTRHRKYPKNIENHWFVGGAVPTNEAMRLANGTWIARLDDDDTWTDDHIEKLLHFALKGDYEFVSGLYAEERFGVRKVVDGVHALDEYFTRSKKENYKNSPKIGGVSTWLKRTYLRFMEYNIDCWRKDWNRVWDIDLALRIYDSGARIGFCDEVLAYVLPRPGETSVGLEAYKLTEKEKMDHYAFGDQRI is encoded by the coding sequence ATGTCTAAGGGTTTGAGACAAAATAATCAGTCTACAAAAGATCAGATAATAGCAAAATTGCATGAGGTTTATTACTCTATTGTAGAGCCAACACGCTTAAAAATAGAAAGACTTAGAAGCGAGCATTTGTATAAAAACCATAATGAAAAGCCTTTAGTAAGTATATGTGTACCAACTTACAATAGGGCTGACATTCTCATCGAGCGAGCAGTCAAGACGGCATTATCTCAATCATATAAAAATATTGAACTGATAATAGTCGGAGACCATTGCACAGATAATACAGCGGAACTTTTGTCGAAAGTACAGGACCCGAGGTTAAGATTTTATAATTTACCGACCCGTCATAGAAAATACCCAAAAAATATAGAAAACCATTGGTTTGTTGGGGGTGCGGTTCCGACTAATGAAGCGATGCGTCTTGCGAATGGAACTTGGATTGCTAGGCTTGATGACGATGATACTTGGACAGATGATCACATCGAAAAGTTACTACATTTTGCCCTTAAAGGTGATTATGAATTTGTTTCTGGCTTGTATGCCGAAGAGCGTTTTGGAGTTCGTAAGGTTGTTGATGGCGTGCATGCATTAGACGAATATTTTACGAGAAGTAAGAAAGAAAATTATAAGAATAGTCCGAAAATAGGAGGTGTTTCTACGTGGTTAAAGAGGACTTATCTTCGTTTCATGGAATATAATATTGATTGCTGGCGCAAAGATTGGAATCGCGTATGGGATATTGATTTAGCGTTGAGAATATATGATTCAGGTGCACGTATAGGTTTTTGTGATGAGGTTTTAGCCTATGTTCTGCCAAGGCCTGGAGAAACTTCAGTGGGCCTAGAGGCCTACAAACTTACAGAAAAGGAAAAGATGGATCACTATGCCTTCGGTGATCAAAGAATTTAG
- a CDS encoding FAD-dependent oxidoreductase has translation MDASRLKKNRVAVIGCGIFGTEIAIALSQSGFSVSIIESKSQILGGATGNNLNRLHIGFHYPRDLETAKQAYQCYEEFRKKYSSCVSTDFLNSYFIANEGSLTSPQHFFEFCRELGAPYEIINSTEFPLQIIGADKGIICEESVYDFESMRNLIYERFKENQMQLIIGNRVDRLSKVDNSYILELSNSEILNADVVINTTYADINRLTIQCGFELDEMQYEYTVIPIIEAEIPRVGVTIMDGPFTSILPRGSSGEFLLYHVDHSVLAREVGCQVNANWLSPETGPFFSVNKQEYFLKMIELCSKFIPALKSAKVCGYLEGPRIVQSKKESTDARPSVVKFSNDNSYISILSGKVDSSIWVARNIRDRLLGESS, from the coding sequence ATGGATGCTAGTAGGTTAAAAAAAAATAGAGTAGCAGTGATTGGATGTGGAATCTTTGGTACAGAAATTGCCATCGCATTGAGTCAATCAGGTTTTTCAGTTTCGATTATTGAAAGTAAGAGCCAAATTTTAGGTGGCGCAACTGGTAACAATCTGAACAGATTGCATATTGGCTTCCATTATCCACGTGACTTAGAAACCGCTAAGCAAGCATATCAATGTTATGAAGAATTTAGAAAAAAATATTCCTCATGCGTTAGCACAGACTTTTTGAATTCATATTTTATTGCCAATGAAGGATCTTTAACTAGTCCTCAACATTTCTTCGAATTTTGCAGGGAATTAGGTGCGCCATACGAAATTATAAATTCCACAGAGTTCCCTCTTCAAATTATTGGAGCGGATAAAGGAATAATTTGCGAAGAGAGCGTTTACGACTTTGAATCAATGCGTAACCTGATATACGAACGGTTTAAAGAGAATCAGATGCAGCTCATAATCGGGAATAGAGTTGATCGCTTATCTAAAGTTGACAACTCATATATACTTGAGTTGTCCAATAGCGAAATTCTTAATGCTGATGTTGTAATAAATACAACCTATGCCGATATTAATAGGCTAACCATCCAATGTGGATTTGAATTGGATGAGATGCAGTATGAATACACTGTAATTCCGATAATTGAAGCTGAAATTCCACGTGTTGGAGTTACGATTATGGACGGTCCTTTTACATCAATACTTCCAAGGGGATCTTCAGGAGAATTTTTGCTGTACCACGTTGATCATTCAGTGTTGGCTAGAGAGGTAGGTTGCCAAGTTAATGCTAATTGGTTATCGCCGGAAACTGGACCATTTTTTTCAGTAAACAAGCAAGAATATTTTTTAAAAATGATCGAATTATGTAGTAAATTTATTCCAGCGTTAAAAAGTGCAAAAGTATGTGGATATTTAGAGGGGCCTAGGATTGTGCAATCGAAGAAAGAAAGCACTGATGCTAGGCCAAGCGTCGTAAAGTTTAGTAATGATAATAGTTATATTTCAATTCTTTCTGGAAAGGTTGATAGCAGTATTTGGGTTGCTAGAAATATAAGAGATCGGCTTTTAGGGGAAAGCTCATGA
- a CDS encoding oxidoreductase, producing the protein MSNTIQDLVIVVIGGAGLLGKVFCMDLVKRGAVVIVADNNIHKATEVAKEISFSGVGNAYPFALDITEKRTVLSLIYNLKARHGRIDAVVNSAYPRGPNYGRLVEDVTYEDFCTNVNVHLGGYFLVSQQFGIFFKEQGYGNLINLASIYSYMPPRFEIYRDTKMTMPVEYAAIKAGILQLTRYFASYYKGTGIRFNCLSPGGILDGQEIAFRSKYDAHCNSKGMLEAKDVSGSLVYLLSDESKYLTGQSINIDDGYSISS; encoded by the coding sequence ATGAGCAATACAATCCAAGATTTAGTTATTGTAGTTATTGGTGGGGCTGGACTACTTGGAAAAGTATTTTGCATGGACCTTGTTAAACGGGGTGCAGTTGTAATAGTTGCGGATAATAATATTCATAAAGCAACAGAAGTTGCAAAGGAAATTAGCTTTTCTGGGGTCGGTAATGCATATCCCTTTGCACTTGACATAACTGAAAAACGTACAGTTTTATCATTAATCTATAATCTTAAAGCTAGACATGGGCGAATTGATGCTGTCGTCAATAGCGCATATCCTAGGGGTCCAAATTATGGTAGGTTGGTTGAGGATGTAACCTATGAAGATTTTTGTACGAACGTTAATGTACATCTAGGCGGATATTTTCTTGTGTCGCAACAGTTTGGAATTTTTTTTAAAGAGCAGGGATATGGAAATCTAATCAATTTAGCCTCAATATATTCATATATGCCCCCGAGATTTGAAATTTATCGGGATACAAAGATGACCATGCCAGTAGAGTATGCAGCAATCAAAGCAGGAATTTTACAACTCACGCGATATTTTGCTAGCTACTACAAAGGCACGGGTATTCGTTTTAACTGCTTAAGTCCTGGGGGAATTTTGGACGGGCAAGAAATTGCGTTCAGATCAAAATATGATGCACATTGCAACTCTAAGGGCATGCTTGAAGCAAAAGATGTGTCTGGAAGCTTGGTATATTTATTATCTGACGAATCAAAGTATTTAACTGGACAAAGTATAAATATCGACGATGGCTATAGTATTTCAAGCTAA
- a CDS encoding class I SAM-dependent methyltransferase, whose product MQNSSSLDKPSNIGSYIKNCTCIICNSTDLMPFLNFGDLPLAGGFILESDLNSDKLYPMTISFCRTCFEVQIQEIVPPSILFTDYRYTSSTTKTLRNHFQAYAEEMHERFLSPSSFVVEFGSNDGVLLTPFNKLNINALGVEPAKNIANIARSRGCNVINNFFNTSVAAQIKSEYEPADLILANNILAHISDMHEPIKAIKILLKPDGVFVFEVHYLLDLLETYQYDMFYHEHLLHHSLGALVNFFKLHDMEIFDVKRVPTHCGSIRAYSQIRNSGIHPLSDNVSNFLKIEKEAGLYEESTFIKFSNDVLKKKDELITLVKKLKSEGKRIAAYGASGRATIQLNFCNLTSTEVEYVIDASSERIGRYIPGIHIPIVAADILNTNPPDYLIIFAYNYLDEILRKEKVYINGGGKFIIPLPIPKII is encoded by the coding sequence ATGCAAAACTCGAGCAGCTTAGACAAACCGTCTAATATTGGAAGTTACATTAAAAATTGCACTTGCATTATCTGTAATTCCACAGACCTAATGCCCTTTCTTAATTTTGGAGACCTCCCTTTAGCAGGAGGATTCATACTAGAATCTGATCTCAATTCAGACAAGCTTTATCCAATGACGATATCCTTCTGCAGAACTTGTTTTGAGGTTCAAATACAGGAAATTGTTCCTCCATCAATTCTTTTTACTGACTATCGTTATACATCATCAACAACTAAAACACTGCGGAATCATTTCCAAGCGTATGCCGAAGAAATGCATGAAAGATTCTTATCGCCTTCATCCTTTGTGGTTGAATTCGGCTCAAATGATGGTGTGCTACTAACTCCATTTAATAAATTAAATATAAATGCTCTTGGAGTAGAACCTGCTAAGAATATTGCAAATATTGCAAGAAGTAGAGGTTGCAATGTTATTAATAATTTTTTTAATACCTCTGTTGCGGCTCAAATTAAAAGCGAATATGAGCCAGCAGATCTTATTCTTGCCAATAATATTTTGGCCCATATTAGCGATATGCATGAACCTATTAAGGCCATCAAAATATTATTGAAACCAGATGGAGTATTCGTATTTGAAGTGCACTATCTTTTAGATTTACTTGAAACTTATCAATATGATATGTTTTATCATGAGCATTTATTACATCACTCTTTAGGTGCTCTAGTTAATTTTTTCAAACTCCATGATATGGAAATCTTTGATGTGAAAAGAGTTCCTACGCATTGTGGATCAATTCGCGCTTACTCGCAAATTAGAAACTCGGGCATTCACCCTTTATCTGATAATGTAAGTAACTTTCTTAAGATAGAAAAGGAAGCCGGTTTGTACGAGGAATCCACTTTTATCAAATTTAGTAATGATGTTCTTAAAAAGAAAGATGAGCTGATTACACTAGTCAAAAAATTAAAATCCGAAGGCAAAAGAATTGCTGCATATGGCGCATCAGGAAGAGCAACAATTCAACTTAATTTTTGCAACCTCACCTCTACTGAGGTTGAATATGTTATAGATGCGTCTTCGGAAAGAATAGGGAGATATATACCGGGCATTCATATTCCAATAGTTGCCGCCGATATTCTCAATACTAATCCTCCAGATTACTTAATTATTTTTGCCTATAACTATTTAGATGAAATTCTTAGAAAGGAAAAAGTCTATATCAACGGTGGTGGAAAATTTATTATCCCACTTCCAATACCTAAAATTATTTAG
- a CDS encoding NAD(P)-binding protein, with translation MKKTIVIIGAGPAGLMAGLEALQNDLNVIIIEKSSFPGGKGASIKWGDYLVDYGPHVFHPATESLKKLMIKYSGGKEFQPKIMQSLYVEDQPMDYPFRISQAISHLKFTTNLKIFFDYFFVKLKSIVFKPPKTNFKEFGIANFGNTLYQICFGKYSERVWGCSAENISIEFAMRKLPSLSLRSLLIDSLSKRKKSHTSYHDSGFLYHENGIGTIFNNIAADLLERGVQFIYNSTIKELILKDGKIASVIVNDTEVYLDYLLTTMPLGELVSLISDKYCLFTKYSDAMQYRNTIFVNVILNRPQFSKFNWSFLVNERFIFNRVSEQKNLFPTFAPKNKTLITLEKVCKNSDPEWLRDACMWRSDVEKELGFFGVSGNEIDSIFINKLEKSYPFMYVGYEFQKINCLNDLASFKNLITTGRYGLSIDTDMHDSMQLGREAISYLINQKVSDFYTQHEEICKTRAA, from the coding sequence GTGAAAAAAACTATTGTAATTATTGGCGCAGGGCCGGCTGGTTTAATGGCAGGACTTGAAGCACTGCAAAATGATTTAAATGTAATCATCATAGAAAAAAGTTCGTTCCCTGGCGGTAAGGGTGCAAGCATAAAATGGGGTGATTATCTCGTAGACTATGGTCCTCACGTTTTTCATCCAGCAACTGAATCCTTAAAAAAATTAATGATCAAGTATTCTGGCGGAAAAGAATTTCAACCAAAAATAATGCAATCCCTATATGTTGAAGATCAACCTATGGATTATCCATTTCGGATCTCTCAAGCCATTTCACATTTAAAGTTTACAACTAATTTAAAAATATTTTTTGATTATTTCTTTGTTAAGCTTAAATCAATTGTTTTTAAGCCGCCAAAAACTAACTTTAAAGAATTTGGTATTGCTAATTTTGGGAATACCTTATATCAAATTTGCTTTGGGAAATATTCGGAGAGAGTTTGGGGATGCTCTGCAGAAAATATATCTATCGAGTTCGCTATGCGAAAGTTACCTTCGCTATCACTTCGTTCTCTGTTAATTGACTCTCTTTCTAAGAGAAAGAAATCGCACACTTCGTACCATGATTCAGGTTTTCTTTACCATGAAAATGGTATTGGCACTATTTTTAATAATATTGCAGCTGATCTACTCGAACGAGGTGTTCAATTTATCTATAACTCTACAATTAAAGAATTGATTTTGAAAGATGGGAAGATTGCAAGCGTAATTGTTAATGACACTGAAGTATACCTAGATTATTTATTGACGACGATGCCTTTAGGCGAGCTTGTGAGCTTAATCTCAGATAAGTACTGCCTTTTTACTAAATATAGTGATGCAATGCAGTATCGCAATACTATCTTTGTCAACGTCATACTCAATAGACCACAGTTCTCAAAATTTAACTGGTCTTTTCTTGTCAATGAACGATTCATTTTTAATAGAGTTAGTGAGCAAAAGAATCTTTTTCCAACATTTGCCCCAAAGAACAAAACCCTCATTACTCTCGAAAAAGTTTGTAAGAACTCTGACCCAGAGTGGCTCCGTGATGCATGCATGTGGAGGTCTGATGTCGAGAAAGAACTTGGCTTTTTTGGTGTTTCTGGAAATGAAATTGATAGCATTTTTATTAATAAATTAGAGAAATCTTATCCTTTTATGTATGTTGGATATGAATTCCAAAAAATTAATTGTCTTAATGACCTAGCATCTTTTAAGAATCTAATTACTACTGGACGATATGGTTTATCAATCGATACCGATATGCATGATTCAATGCAACTTGGGCGCGAAGCAATCTCATATCTTATCAATCAAAAAGTTTCTGATTTTTATACTCAACACGAAGAAATATGCAAAACTCGAGCAGCTTAG
- a CDS encoding NAD-dependent epimerase/dehydratase family protein, translated as MTGGSGFIASHLINKLCKDYKVYLHNRSSRFDAIVSRDNSPTIISGPLNLDTLSNSEIDNCECIIHLAGSFSASTFEELIFDNLITTKIILDFMRIKKIPKIIFISSAXVWGKNLQEIPTEKTPASPETEYAYTKFSAECLIKSAHSNGDIETAFMLRPNTIYGIGSNAGVIHSLISQALNGTKFKIFGNGVQRRQPLNIQDMVDVIFGCLMFDNKGLNLYGVAGPEAHSILDIARKIAEIFNVKFDYEFLSAQTNKPQTILINQSRINNELSWTPKVTLDNGLIAMFNVNKFE; from the coding sequence GTGACTGGTGGAAGTGGATTTATTGCTTCACACCTAATAAATAAACTTTGTAAAGATTATAAGGTTTATTTACATAATCGATCATCGAGATTTGATGCCATAGTTTCAAGGGACAATTCCCCTACAATAATCTCAGGTCCGCTCAATCTAGATACGCTTAGTAACTCAGAAATAGATAATTGTGAATGCATCATTCATTTAGCCGGCTCCTTTTCTGCAAGTACGTTTGAGGAATTAATTTTTGATAATTTAATCACAACGAAAATTATCTTGGATTTCATGAGAATAAAAAAGATTCCAAAAATTATTTTTATTTCATCAGCGRCTGTTTGGGGTAAAAATCTTCAAGAAATACCAACTGAAAAGACTCCGGCTAGCCCTGAAACAGAATATGCATATACAAAATTTTCTGCTGAGTGCCTCATAAAGAGCGCGCACTCGAATGGTGATATTGAGACAGCATTCATGCTTAGGCCAAACACAATTTATGGCATTGGAAGCAATGCAGGAGTTATTCATTCTTTAATTAGCCAGGCTTTAAATGGTACAAAATTTAAGATATTTGGAAATGGCGTTCAAAGAAGGCAACCTCTGAATATTCAAGATATGGTAGATGTTATCTTTGGTTGCCTTATGTTTGATAATAAAGGGCTCAATTTATACGGGGTAGCGGGTCCAGAGGCACATTCAATTTTAGATATTGCAAGGAAAATTGCAGAAATATTTAATGTGAAATTTGATTATGAATTCTTATCTGCTCAAACAAATAAGCCTCAAACAATCTTAATTAATCAGTCAAGGATCAACAATGAGTTATCTTGGACCCCAAAAGTTACGCTAGACAATGGTCTTATAGCGATGTTTAATGTAAATAAATTTGAATGA
- a CDS encoding acyltransferase family protein: MAYRPDIDGLRAVSVILVVGFHTFPEVFRGGYIGVDIFFVISGCLITSIIWLDLNFNKFNIINFYSKRIVRIFPALLAVLIFCLIFGWYLLLPNEYELLGRHIAAGSGFLSNIIYLNEVGYFDINSAMKPLLHLWSLGVEEQFYIFWPILLIIVWHRRWKWLLVIIFLVVGSFLLNIYYSFANPSFDFYSPLTRLWELLIGAFIGVWNQKNGGFLSFPRLERRIGVKFFENYQNFVISFFTLIGIFLMTLSVLYLTGDTRYPSWYALMPVLGAAFLLVLPKNSAGSKVLSHKGLVFLGKISYPLYLWHWPLLCFFRIVKGDQLGAGIKCIIIFASISLAYITYKLVEIPIQKNNQTGKTATLLLVAMTLVGSLGFYVAFEKGLINRPAIRDIVEMESALLSPQHFIKSDGSCDNTLQQPTLFPNVCIKNSNSPKIMIAGDSHAIALFGGIRNGKINESAVLYAGNGCLPLLNYVIQDNLVSRSWCLDYAANVLNTIDKMPSVEKVYLSTRGPVYFSGEGYGIEGKNKLSISRVNGNDNLSQEERFYLGYSSFIKQLIAKKIKVILITEIPELGEEPKNCIAKRPIFFFKKEASSCVQNKQDVLARKAKYFEIIERIKADNPDLDVYHGMNTFCDDISCYGKGSDGLWYWDDDHLSLVGSTKLLNDVLYKKSK, from the coding sequence TTGGCTTATCGTCCTGATATTGATGGACTTAGGGCGGTTTCTGTAATTTTAGTCGTTGGCTTTCATACATTTCCAGAAGTATTTCGTGGCGGTTACATTGGCGTTGACATTTTTTTTGTAATATCCGGGTGCTTGATTACTAGCATTATATGGTTGGATTTAAATTTTAATAAATTCAATATTATTAATTTCTACTCTAAACGTATAGTTAGAATTTTCCCCGCTCTTTTGGCGGTGTTAATTTTTTGCTTAATATTCGGGTGGTATTTATTGCTGCCCAATGAGTATGAGCTTCTAGGGAGGCATATTGCCGCTGGATCAGGATTTCTCTCTAATATTATTTACTTGAATGAAGTTGGATATTTTGATATTAACTCCGCAATGAAGCCTTTACTGCATTTATGGAGCCTTGGTGTTGAAGAGCAATTTTATATATTTTGGCCAATATTGCTAATAATAGTATGGCACAGAAGATGGAAGTGGTTGCTTGTAATAATTTTCTTGGTAGTGGGCTCCTTTCTATTAAACATTTACTATTCCTTTGCTAATCCTTCGTTTGATTTTTATTCACCCCTTACTCGATTGTGGGAGTTACTAATAGGGGCATTCATTGGTGTGTGGAATCAGAAAAATGGGGGTTTCCTAAGTTTTCCTAGATTGGAAAGAAGAATTGGAGTTAAGTTTTTTGAAAACTATCAGAATTTTGTAATTAGTTTTTTTACGCTTATCGGAATTTTTTTAATGACATTAAGTGTACTCTATTTGACGGGAGATACTAGATATCCATCATGGTATGCACTTATGCCAGTTCTAGGAGCGGCTTTTCTTTTGGTTTTACCAAAAAATTCGGCGGGTTCAAAGGTGCTGTCTCATAAGGGATTAGTTTTTCTTGGAAAAATTAGCTATCCACTGTATCTTTGGCATTGGCCTCTGCTTTGTTTCTTTCGTATTGTCAAGGGAGATCAATTGGGGGCTGGAATAAAATGCATAATAATCTTTGCCTCCATTTCTTTGGCATACATTACTTATAAGCTTGTCGAAATTCCAATTCAAAAAAATAATCAAACTGGAAAAACAGCTACTTTGTTATTAGTTGCAATGACATTAGTTGGTAGCCTGGGTTTTTATGTTGCTTTTGAAAAGGGATTAATTAATAGACCAGCAATAAGAGACATTGTCGAGATGGAGTCGGCACTTTTGAGTCCTCAGCATTTTATAAAATCTGATGGATCATGTGACAACACTCTTCAGCAACCCACGTTATTCCCAAATGTATGTATAAAGAATTCCAATTCACCTAAAATCATGATTGCAGGTGATAGTCATGCAATTGCATTATTTGGTGGGATTCGTAATGGGAAAATAAATGAATCTGCAGTTTTATATGCCGGTAACGGTTGCCTGCCCTTATTAAATTATGTAATTCAAGATAATCTTGTTTCTCGCTCCTGGTGCCTAGACTATGCCGCTAATGTTTTAAATACGATTGATAAAATGCCAAGCGTAGAGAAAGTTTATTTGAGTACGCGCGGTCCAGTATATTTTTCTGGGGAAGGATACGGAATTGAGGGGAAAAATAAATTATCAATTTCTCGTGTAAACGGAAATGATAACTTAAGCCAGGAGGAGAGATTTTATTTAGGCTATTCCAGTTTTATAAAACAACTTATTGCAAAAAAGATTAAAGTAATCTTAATTACAGAGATACCTGAGTTAGGTGAAGAGCCTAAAAATTGTATAGCAAAAAGGCCAATCTTCTTTTTCAAAAAAGAAGCCTCATCTTGTGTACAGAACAAACAAGATGTTCTTGCGAGAAAAGCAAAATATTTTGAAATTATTGAAAGAATAAAGGCAGACAATCCAGACTTGGATGTTTATCATGGTATGAACACATTTTGCGATGATATAAGTTGTTACGGAAAAGGTTCTGATGGCTTATGGTATTGGGATGATGATCACCTATCTTTAGTAGGTAGCACTAAATTACTCAATGATGTCTTATACAAAAAAAGTAAATAA
- the pseB gene encoding UDP-N-acetylglucosamine 4,6-dehydratase (inverting): MLKNNSILVTGGTGSFGRTFVAMTLAKYSPKRLVVYSRDEMKQWEMAKLYSKDSRVEFMIGDVRDRDRLIRALDGIDFLIHAAATKIVMAAEYNPFECIKTNIFGAMNVIDACIESGVKRVVALSTDKASSPANLYGATKLASDKLFVAANSYAGSHDTHFSVVRYGNVMGSRGSIIPLFLSIPKGDSIPITDTRMTRFMITLEQGVELVWHALEDMIGGEIYVKKIPSMKITEVAIACSPDANQKIIGILPGEKLHEQMIGIEDAPHTYEYLDYFKILPAIHNWSKDPKRIKEGQKVNENFTYCSNNNAEWMTISHLRNWIEKFHKNFNVY; this comes from the coding sequence ATGCTTAAAAATAACAGTATTCTAGTAACAGGCGGGACGGGTTCATTTGGTAGAACTTTTGTAGCAATGACGCTAGCAAAATATAGTCCTAAGAGACTGGTTGTTTATTCTCGCGATGAAATGAAGCAGTGGGAAATGGCTAAGTTGTACTCAAAAGACTCAAGAGTAGAATTCATGATTGGAGATGTAAGGGATCGGGATAGATTGATTCGCGCCTTAGACGGTATAGATTTTCTGATTCATGCAGCCGCAACTAAGATTGTTATGGCGGCCGAATATAATCCATTCGAGTGCATTAAGACTAATATTTTTGGAGCCATGAATGTTATTGACGCATGTATTGAAAGTGGGGTCAAGAGGGTTGTCGCTTTATCTACAGATAAAGCAAGTAGCCCTGCAAATTTATACGGGGCTACAAAGTTGGCTTCGGATAAATTATTTGTTGCCGCCAATTCATATGCGGGATCTCACGATACTCATTTTAGTGTAGTCAGGTATGGAAATGTCATGGGATCTCGCGGATCCATTATCCCACTATTTCTTTCGATTCCTAAGGGTGATTCTATTCCAATTACAGATACTAGAATGACTCGGTTTATGATCACTCTTGAGCAGGGCGTTGAATTGGTATGGCATGCATTAGAGGATATGATTGGAGGTGAAATTTATGTTAAAAAAATTCCTTCAATGAAAATTACTGAAGTAGCAATAGCATGCTCTCCAGATGCAAATCAAAAAATTATAGGAATTCTTCCGGGGGAAAAATTACACGAACAAATGATTGGTATTGAAGATGCTCCGCATACCTATGAATATTTGGATTATTTTAAAATTCTTCCTGCAATCCATAATTGGAGCAAGGATCCAAAACGAATAAAAGAGGGCCAAAAAGTTAATGAAAATTTTACTTATTGCTCCAATAACAATGCTGAATGGATGACCATAAGTCATCTTAGAAATTGGATAGAAAAGTTTCATAAAAATTTTAATGTTTATTAA